From Primulina tabacum isolate GXHZ01 chromosome 2, ASM2559414v2, whole genome shotgun sequence, one genomic window encodes:
- the LOC142537517 gene encoding uncharacterized protein LOC142537517: MDSGFRVSIPSEDHMFTSQIVKRLELRLQKYTVQADLIVLPLPEFDIILGKDWLFLNGAVIDFRQRKLMRRGCRVFLASIVSVFGPVDQRLEDVEVVRELSSVFPDDVSSLPPDEEVDFSIELMPGTMPISKHNEWDIGPNDMRPIALES, encoded by the exons ATGGATTCAGGGTTTAGAGTATCGATTCCATCCGAGGATCATATGTTCACTTctcagatagtgaagagattggagcttcggttacagaaaTATACGGTGCAggcagatttgatagtgctaccGTTGCCGGAGTTCGACATTATTCTGGGTAAGGATTGGCTTTTCTTGAACGGAGCTGTCATAGACTTTCGACAGAG gaagcttatgaggagaggctgcCGGGTGTTTTTGGCCAGCATTGTATCCGTGTTTGGGCCAGTCGATCAGAGGCTAGAGGACGTAGAGGTGGTCAGAGAGTTATCCAGTGTTTTTCCTGATGATGTTTCAAGCCTTCCACCAGACGAAGAGGTGGACTTCTCTATTGAGCTAATGCCAGGGACAATGCCGatatctaag cataatgaatgGGATATTGGTCCAAATGATATGAGGCCAAttgcattagaaagctaa